In a single window of the Tellurirhabdus bombi genome:
- the msrA gene encoding peptide-methionine (S)-S-oxide reductase MsrA: protein MKSIQALFVTTLLWLAYSQGQTQDTKPAKLPTPKPGEAVATFAGGCFWAQEEGFDQLRGVREVVSGYAGGDLKNPTYEQVSTDKTGHAESVQVYYDPKVISYADLLTAFFAGHDPTTPNRQGPDVGRDYRSMAFYRTPAEKQALEAAIRKVNSSKHYSNPVVTEVVPFSVFYPAENYHQNYFKLHPDQPYIRSVSLPKVEKLRKAMPGKLKKETLS from the coding sequence ATGAAATCTATTCAGGCTCTGTTTGTTACAACATTGTTATGGTTGGCCTATTCTCAGGGTCAAACGCAGGATACCAAGCCCGCCAAACTGCCAACGCCTAAACCCGGTGAGGCGGTTGCGACCTTTGCCGGCGGCTGTTTCTGGGCGCAGGAAGAAGGCTTTGACCAGCTTCGGGGCGTTCGGGAAGTGGTTTCGGGGTACGCGGGCGGTGACCTGAAAAACCCGACCTACGAACAGGTTAGTACCGACAAGACAGGCCATGCGGAATCCGTACAGGTCTATTACGACCCCAAAGTAATCAGCTATGCCGATTTGTTGACCGCTTTCTTTGCCGGACACGATCCTACCACACCCAACCGCCAGGGACCAGATGTTGGACGGGATTATCGCTCGATGGCTTTTTATCGGACTCCAGCGGAAAAGCAAGCCCTTGAAGCCGCCATTCGGAAAGTCAACTCGTCGAAGCATTATAGCAATCCCGTCGTGACGGAGGTGGTTCCTTTCAGCGTGTTTTACCCCGCCGAGAATTACCACCAGAATTACTTTAAATTACACCCAGACCAGCCTTATATCCGCAGTGTTTCGCTTCCCAAAGTAGAAAAACTGCGCAAAGCAATGCCTGGTAAACTGAAGAAAGAAACGCTAAGCTAA